The genomic region GTCGGCGTCAGCCTCGATGGGCAGGGAATATTTCACTGAAGAGAAGGATCACAGTCACGTAATTGGGGAGTTATTATTATATCTCTAGTGCCAAATGGTGTCTGTCCGACGTAAACTGACATTTTTCCAAAGTCTGTGGGGTAAACTACCTctttggtggtggtgctgctttGTTTACCATAGAGTCTGTGCCGAGATGCATCAGCAAACTAGGGGATCCGAGGCGTTAATTCTCAGTAAGTacattttcacatagatctgtcGTTCTCCGACTGAGGCCTTAAATCCGAATGAGAACACTTGCGCAGTGCAGTACTTGTTTACGTTTTCAACCGGGTTTCGGAGGATTTGGCAGCTTATCACTTATTTCGTGAGTACCCACATCGATGGACTTGATGCAGACGTGTGCCTCCAGATGTAACACTGCAGCTGCTACACGGAATGCTACAGTGTTGCAAATCTAAACGTCACCAGACGATATAGTTACAGTCGtttcaaatgaaaaacaaaccTTATCAACTCAAATTAACGCCACCATGGGAGAAAGATGTTGGATTCGGCAGGAAACCCAGAACCTACCGGAACAATACGAAGATCATAGCAAATCCCGGATTTGTTATGAAAGTGCTGCGCAAAAAGAGAATAATTATGTTACTCGCGTACTTTCTGCTTGTAGCCTTGACCATGTTGAACCTGGCTAACTACAAATGGACTAAAGAGCCACAACAGTGCAACCATCAAATGCAGAGCACGACTTTTCAGAGCAGGTCAGATATCCGTTTTCTTTACAAAGCCCCTCAAACCAGAAAAAGACAGCTGGTCTATGTTCTGACAACATGGCGATCTGGGTCGTCTTTTTTCGGAGAACTGTTCAATCAGAACCCCGATGTATTCTTCCTGTACGAACCCATGTGGCATATATGGCAGAAGCTCTACCCCGGTGATGCGGTGTCTCTCCAGGGGGCAGCCAGAGACATGCTGAACTCCCTGTACCGCTGTGATTTCTCGGTGTTTCAGCTGTACAATAGCCCAGGCGGCAAGAATGTAACTTCTCTTGGAGTCTTCGGTGCCACTCTCAATAAAGTCATGTGTTCTTTGCCTCTTTGCACAGCATACAGGAAAGATGTGGTGGGAATGGTTGATGACAAGGTGTGTAAAAAATGTCCCCCTCAGAGTCTCAGAATGTTGGAAGAGGAGTGCTTGAAATACAACACAATAGTAATCAAGGGAGTGCGCATCTTGGATGTCAATGTATTGGCTCCTTTAATGGAAGACCCCTCCTTCAATCTGAAGGTGATTCATTTGGTTAGAGACCCCAGGGCTGTTGCCAACTCAAGGATTAAATCTAGACATGGGTTGATTCGTGAAAATTTGCAGGTGGTACGCAGCAGGGACCCCAAACTTCACCGTATGCCATTTGCTGATCCAGGTCATAAGGCCAACAAAAAAGACGGCTCTGACTACCATTCTATTGGAGCTATGGAAGTGATATGTGACCGTACATCAAGAACTCTAAAAACAGCTATAAATCCACCCAACTGGTTTAAGGGGAAATACATGACTGTGCGTTATGAGGATTTAGTGGAAAATCCCATCAAAGCAGTAAGGAACATTTACCGCTTTGTCAATCTTTCAATAAATCATGACATTGAGTCTTTTGCCTTGAATATGACAAGTGGGACTACTTCATCTTCAAAGCCATTCATCGTTTCCTCCAGGAATGCAACGCAAGCTGCAAGTGCATGGAGGACTGTCCTCAGTTTCCAGCAAATTAGACAGGTGGAAGACTTTTGCCACCACTCCATGTCTTTGCTTGGATACATTCGTGTCCGAACATCTGGGGAGGCTAGAGATTTGAGTAAACCACTGCTGACAGTGCCCAAACTGTAACATTGTTGCCACCAAAGACAGCATGCAATTTCCATGTATTTAACTGTTGACGTTACTTACAACTTAATTGGTCCTTACAAAGGTGTTTGTAATGTGGGTACCCCCACATGCATTGCTGGAATGTATAGCTTGTTTCAATGCTATTGTAATTTTTTGGGACCTCCAGTGTTACTGAGAtaaaaatatgtctgatcacaaaagagtgaaaagaaaacactgaTAAACATTTTGTTGAGTCTTATTCACACATACAACTTATTTATTAATGGCAGCATTTTAAAAGTTACTATTTACTAAGTGTTTATGGTATTTGATATGTGCTTTCTCTAGTGAAATATTTTTGGAGCTGTAATTCCAAGTATGTTCTGTTGCACTCAATGTTATACTTACTAACCTTTGGGTAACAATTATTAGTAACAAAGTTTGgctacactttacttgaaggtatctacataagaatgacatgacactgtcataaccctaacactaaccctaaccctaacttgctatgacaaaaaccaaatgacacTTTGACAGaagtgttatatatatatatacacataaacgttcatgacttgtttataatgtgtatgacacgttcatgacagtgtcatgttacTCTCAAACTTTGTTACTAGTAATTGTGCATCAAAATCAGTGCTGGTTTTAGCAAGGTACAAACAGTTACAACACTAAAATAGGATAGATAACAgattttatttactttatttactGCCACACACAAAGTATGAGTTGCTTCAGTAATACCTAAAAAGGTAACCAAGGATTTCAATAGTATGCGAATATGCAGTATAAAACATTGACATTGTTTAATTAATAACAAGTTAGTGGTAACTTGGTAAaccttttttacttttttcttttaaacagTCTTGGAGTGCTTGTGTTGAAGTTTCTTCCATGGTTGTCTAATGTAGGTTGCATACATTTAGGTTGACATCACATCTGAGGTGAAAAGACCATCAAGTACAGTCCAAGTATCACCACAATTTACTTCTGTGAGAAACTCTCTAAAGTACTCTCTAAAGGCTAAAGGAAAGCACACACCCCACATATGTGCACCAGATAGAAGatttgatgatggtgatggtgaagaaGTGAAGCATGTTTACTAGGGACATACTCTGATTAAGATTccaaataatgtgtgtgtgtgtgtgtgtgtgtgtgtgtttcaaaaaggagcatggtgtgtgagagagagtctgaggATACGAGATAGAGGCAGCCAGCTCTTTCTGTTCCAGAAATAGCAGCTGTGGACCCCGGCTGTGGAGATAGAGGCAGAAAGGCTCCCATAGTTTCTCTGAGGTCAGGTAATGTCAAGGTCACGGGGTCAGTGCCTGTGTATGGAGGAAATCTACTGATAAAATCCCTCCTGTGTACCGTCTCTGAGCTTTGGCTTGCCTTGGATGGAAATGCTCACTGGGATGCAGCAGTATCAGCTGAGTGAAAGAGGTAGTGAAGGAGGCCACTGTGTAATGTTGTAGATGCTGTTTAAATTGACAAAATGACATGATCGTTTAAGCCCAATAACATCCTACAGATTTAGTTCCAGGACCTGTGGTGTACTTTGTATTGCGTGTCTCGGTGAGGGTCGGAGAGGAGAGGTGCTGTTCCTTCTGGTAAGGAGGACTGGTGTTTGTGCACCTTTGGCTCTTGTGGTAGTGTAACGGTAGCCAGCTGGTccgtagctgtgcagtatgtacattGATAAACCTCCCTCCCGATGCCATAAGAGTCGTGCCAGTGAGAGAGCTAGCAGCTTGGGCTTTTAGCCCGATTGCTAGCATGCTCGATTTCCAATGTGCTGCTGTTTGTGGGTTTGAGTCTGGGCGAGTGCAGGGTGGAGGCGCGTAATCCACACAACACAGGTTACACTAGTTTGCTGCAGGATCTCAACATTCTCAGATCTGACTCAGCACAAATGGCCTTTAAGCTATGCCATGCCAACATTATGTCATACTGGTCCATATTACTCTTGGGGCTTCAGCTACCCTGGCAATTTGTGCAGAATGGTTGGGAACCTGATCATTTGTCCCAAGCTTTAACCCTTCGACATCGTCCATGACAATCAGATGGAGTTTGTTTTGTGCCGTCTGATTAGATATTGGATATGTGTTTGGTATAAGGCAGTCTGTGACAAAACAATTGTGAATAGGGTTATTCTGCCTATACATGTACCCATTTCTTTTGgtgttctgtgtgtgcacaatggTGATATTTTTGTTGAAATGACTTAGCAATAAGTTGATGTTTATGATATACTTTTTGGAAACACTTTCAAGCTTAACATACTGTAAAGATGTAAAGACGTTAGCCAACTTTCAGTCCCCATCTGATTTTTTGTTGAGAACACATggatacgtaagggataatgtatagaacgccggtcattattgggaaaataagtcccgacagggcgaaccggaccccgacgcgcatcggaggggtcttgttccgccctgaagggacttatccGTTACCGTCTCCCACTATCTGCTTATGATTCAGCTTTCCTTGAACCTAGTAATTAGACAGCTTTACCCTGACCGAAAATCGTAGTATGCCATTAAAAATTTATGAAAAGCCTATCAGCAAGCTCTATGATTATAGATCAGAGAGGTGGGGGCGTACTTGCACATATTGTATTAGGAAAAAATATTCTCTCATAACGTTTCCCTGTGTATTCATCTGTATACTTTACagtgtttgttgatgtttttctcagttaTCATTTCTCAAATCATCCTTAACATTTTTAAGATAGTGAGTGCATTTCTCTAAACAATTCTTATGCCCAGCACCATCATATGGATTACCCCCCCAAAATGCTTAGTGTATGTTTTAGTgaataattatttaaattaataGTCAGTCACACCAAAATGAAAGTCCTTTTTTGTATGGTATGTAACCAAGACAGTCAAAATACATAGTCATGTAATGCAATTCAATATGGAATTATTATATCCTGTAGTGTTTTTCATCATTtccaaatgtgtttttttactgtatctctttcactcactaGAATTTATCACCATACCAGATTATTGGATTGGTGTTAGATTGAATTGGATTGGTCTAGTCCTTGGTCCACACTCAAATATGttgccaaaatgaaaaacaaaaagaagaatttTGAACCTGACTTTATTCAGTGTTAGAATTTCTGAAATCTAAGCAAATGATTGCATATTTCATTAGATAATGGCTCAGTATACATAATATTTCAGAAAACTGACCAAATgaccacatacagtatgcaataATGCAGCATACTGCATCTATATAAAAACCTTTCCATTGTTATGAATATGTCTACTGAGAATCGCCTGGTACTACTAGCCAAATGATGTCCGAAGGCCTTTTAGCTGTGTAATCTGAtagttctatctatctatttacacACCTCCCTGTGGTCACTCCAACCGATAGAATCAGATAGAATGACACAAAAACAGTATAAAATAGTACTGTTAGACATtattcataaaaataaaatagaagtgAACATATCATGTGTTCATGAATTTTTACATAAAATGGCAGGAACTGATTTCACCCGCCATGCACATTTGGTCGTCCCCAATGTTGACTCCATGGCTACAGCCTTGGGTCAAAAAGCATTATACTGGTTCCttgttgaaaaaaacaaaacatttagaTATTAGTTTATTGCTTGAGACTCACACATGCAAAACTTTTGAACCAGAACATGAAAGTGTTGAATGGGCTGTGATGGCATCATCTGCACACTGAAGATGGATGACGGTGGCTATTTACATGACCAACTATCACATTATATCATGTTACGTAATGTCCAAGACACAATAGTTAGCTGCATACACtatgtctctttttctcttttcctttcctaTTGTGCTGCTTGGTAGAATGACATCTGATAAGAATAGTTTAAGCCCAGTTTTAGCCCTTAAACCAGGCAGACACTGTACTTTTTTCTGTTACATATGACATGGTAACTCACACTACATTTCAATCCGACAAAATTGCTGTGCTCACACTCATATGTTTGAACTTCTCGCAGCCGACAAAAATGTCTGACATGGCAGAAATCCAGTCTAATCAAACCAGAGCAGGAATTATTTTTTGCCTTCTAATCAGGCATTGTGAGCCTACTCAAACTACACCACAAATTGGACAGGAATTCTGCCTGATTCAAAACTTTATCAGGTCCGACTGATTCGGTGATAAAAACAGGCCAAAATCGCACCGTGTCTGCTTGGCACTAGGGCTGGTATGTCTTGTTGCGAGACTCCACTTGTTCCCAAGGAAAACCCAACAAATAAGGTGAAGCTCCCTTTCACTCTCCCTTTCACTTTTGACATACTGTATCAGGGCTGAGATTTCACAAGATTGACTCATCTGCCCACAAAGGTAAtcgaaaaaaaaacacagctggGCAAAAATAAATGAGAGGTGAAGTCAGTTAATTATTGAACAACATGGCCTTGGCACATCTTGGTCAGATACTGTAGATGTTATGCATATTTTATGGAATAGGAGAGGCCTTGTAAGGCTATGGGAGGTGAAACCAGCTCACTTCAGTGCAGCTTCAGCCTGCAGACCCCCAGCATCCTAAAGGATATGCTTGCTTTTTGCTTTTTCCTTTAACATTCGCATACATTTGCGCACACATCTATATGTgtaagtactgtatatatactcttttgatcccgtgagggaaatttggtctctgcatttatcccaatccgtgaattagtgaaacacacagcacacagtgaacacacagtgaggtgaagcacacactaatcccggcgcagtgagctgcctgcaacaacagcggcgctcggggagcagtgagaacACTACGCAAGTTACTGGAGAACTCTGCTAGAGGGCAGACAATAGTATTCTGACCCAGAGTCATAAATAAAGCCAGTCTTGGCTGCTCATGTGCCTATACTACCAGTTTAGCGGAACAGGCCATGTTTTTTTGAGGACGTGCACAATGGAGGCGGGATACATGTTGCAGCCTTGatgcgtactgtatgtgtgtactcgTTGTTACAAGCAGGTATATCCTTGGCCTTTCTGAAAATGAGCGCATCCCTTCAGCTGAAAGCTGGTTAATCAGGGGTGTCAGCATCATGCCGGTGGATG from Alosa alosa isolate M-15738 ecotype Scorff River chromosome 1, AALO_Geno_1.1, whole genome shotgun sequence harbors:
- the chst2a gene encoding carbohydrate sulfotransferase 2a, giving the protein MKNKPYQLKLTPPWEKDVGFGRKPRTYRNNTKIIANPGFVMKVLRKKRIIMLLAYFLLVALTMLNLANYKWTKEPQQCNHQMQSTTFQSRSDIRFLYKAPQTRKRQLVYVLTTWRSGSSFFGELFNQNPDVFFLYEPMWHIWQKLYPGDAVSLQGAARDMLNSLYRCDFSVFQLYNSPGGKNVTSLGVFGATLNKVMCSLPLCTAYRKDVVGMVDDKVCKKCPPQSLRMLEEECLKYNTIVIKGVRILDVNVLAPLMEDPSFNLKVIHLVRDPRAVANSRIKSRHGLIRENLQVVRSRDPKLHRMPFADPGHKANKKDGSDYHSIGAMEVICDRTSRTLKTAINPPNWFKGKYMTVRYEDLVENPIKAVRNIYRFVNLSINHDIESFALNMTSGTTSSSKPFIVSSRNATQAASAWRTVLSFQQIRQVEDFCHHSMSLLGYIRVRTSGEARDLSKPLLTVPKL